Proteins encoded within one genomic window of Polaribacter sp. NJDZ03:
- a CDS encoding sulfatase has product MKIVQLILILTLAFGCKSKVENQQEKIKKRPNILFIGIDDLRPELGCYGSDIAVSPNLDKLATQGLLFENAYCQQAICGPSRASLLTGIRPETSGVFHNYIKFREANPDVVTLPQHFKNNGYETVYTGKIFHHGDLDDEKSWSRLPALDSMKGVKKPVGFALKKNNEDRVKTKKEMVAKYGAVAKYGLASGVAYESADVSDNTYSDGYNTELAIATMKEMNAKSDKPFFLGLGFNKPHLNWVAPKKYWDLYDRKKIKLSTQTESPENGATMGLHPSFELRVRSGIPKKGPIDKELAITLKHAYLACVSYVDAQIGKMITALEKEGLRENTIIIVWSDHGWHLGDMGIWGKATNYEIATRVPLLIWTPDMPKGSQGKTTDALVELVDMYPTLAELAGLEIPKHVEGTSFKPLLSNPEIAWKTAAFSQFPSPALREWGAFPIRQAMRETYFGPLLKEVEEKIKLQQKDKWDRDLFENNLMGYAMRTEQYRFIVWKDRLHKDKEPVFVELYDHKTDPTETKNIANENPKLVEKLMLQFNKGWQGNRPI; this is encoded by the coding sequence ATGAAAATAGTTCAATTAATTTTGATTTTAACACTTGCTTTTGGTTGTAAATCGAAAGTTGAAAATCAACAAGAAAAAATTAAGAAAAGACCTAATATCCTCTTTATAGGTATTGATGATTTACGTCCAGAATTGGGTTGTTACGGATCTGATATTGCTGTAAGTCCTAATTTAGATAAACTAGCAACACAAGGATTATTGTTTGAAAATGCGTATTGCCAGCAGGCAATTTGCGGTCCATCTAGAGCAAGTTTATTAACAGGGATTCGTCCTGAAACTAGTGGTGTTTTTCATAATTACATCAAATTTAGAGAAGCAAATCCGGATGTGGTTACTTTGCCACAACATTTTAAAAATAACGGATATGAAACTGTGTATACAGGTAAAATTTTTCATCATGGAGATTTAGATGATGAGAAATCATGGAGTAGATTACCTGCTTTAGATAGTATGAAAGGTGTTAAAAAACCAGTAGGATTTGCATTAAAAAAGAACAATGAAGATCGTGTAAAAACAAAAAAAGAAATGGTTGCTAAATATGGTGCTGTAGCCAAGTATGGTTTAGCTTCTGGTGTTGCTTATGAATCTGCAGATGTTTCTGATAATACCTATTCTGATGGTTATAATACAGAATTGGCTATTGCAACCATGAAGGAGATGAATGCTAAAAGTGATAAGCCTTTCTTTCTTGGATTAGGATTTAACAAGCCACATTTAAATTGGGTAGCTCCAAAAAAATATTGGGATTTATACGATAGAAAAAAAATTAAACTATCAACCCAAACCGAAAGTCCAGAAAACGGAGCAACCATGGGTTTACATCCTTCTTTTGAGCTAAGAGTTAGAAGTGGAATTCCTAAAAAAGGCCCTATTGATAAAGAGTTAGCAATTACCTTAAAACATGCATATTTAGCGTGTGTAAGTTATGTGGATGCTCAAATTGGTAAAATGATTACGGCTTTAGAAAAAGAAGGCCTAAGAGAAAACACAATTATAATTGTTTGGAGTGATCACGGTTGGCATTTAGGAGATATGGGGATTTGGGGTAAAGCAACGAATTATGAGATTGCTACAAGAGTTCCATTATTAATTTGGACTCCAGACATGCCAAAAGGAAGTCAAGGAAAAACAACAGATGCCTTGGTAGAACTGGTAGATATGTATCCTACGTTAGCAGAATTAGCAGGTTTAGAAATTCCTAAACATGTGGAAGGCACAAGTTTTAAACCTTTATTATCGAACCCTGAAATAGCATGGAAAACGGCTGCTTTTAGTCAGTTTCCATCACCTGCTTTAAGAGAATGGGGCGCTTTTCCAATACGACAAGCTATGAGAGAAACTTATTTTGGTCCATTGTTAAAGGAAGTTGAAGAGAAAATAAAACTTCAACAAAAAGATAAATGGGACAGAGATTTGTTTGAAAACAACTTAATGGGCTATGCCATGAGAACTGAACAGTACAGGTTTATTGTTTGGAAAGATAGATTGCATAAAGATAAGGAACCCGTTTTTGTAGAATTGTATGACCATAAAACAGATCCAACGGAAACGAAGAATATTGCTAATGAAAATCCGAAATTAGTTGAAAAATTAATGCTACAATTTAATAAAGGTTGGCAGGGAAATAGGCCTATTTAA
- a CDS encoding sulfatase has protein sequence MRFIQLFLVLAIAFGCKSKAEEKTEIKKKPNILFLAIDDLRPELGVYGSEIAITPNLDALAGDGLMFNKAYCQQAICSPSRASLMTGARPETIKVIENFTYFRDANPDIITIPQHFKNNGYETTYTGKIYHKTAFADLGMSWSREPAYDKMTIKKSNTPGGFANPESQAMFKKNQADMIAKYGKDAPRNGLGKGPAYENADVPDTFYEDGYNAELAIVTMKDMLEKNPDKPFFLGMGMKKPHLDWLAPKKYWDLYNPEDIKLTDQTNAPEGGAAMGLHPSFELRARYGIPKKGPISDEQARVLKHAYLACVSYVDAQIGKMINALDEAGLRENTIIIVWSDHGWHLGEMGIWGKATNYEIGTRVPLIIWTPDMKKEVRGSSTDALVELVDMYPTLSELAGLELPKHLEGQSFVPLLSDPKQEWKTAVFSQFPNPALREWAANPLSKGMRETYFGPLIEEQEAKIKKQVGSKWDREMFENNLMGYGMRTANYRLIVWKDYTKPESEPLFVELYDHVKDPTETKNVADENPELVKQLLVQFNKGWKGNLAKN, from the coding sequence ATGAGATTCATTCAACTATTTTTAGTGCTAGCTATTGCATTTGGTTGCAAGTCTAAGGCCGAAGAAAAAACCGAAATTAAAAAGAAACCAAATATTCTTTTTTTAGCTATTGATGATTTACGTCCAGAATTGGGTGTTTACGGATCGGAAATTGCAATTACGCCAAACTTAGATGCATTGGCAGGAGATGGCTTGATGTTTAATAAAGCGTATTGTCAGCAAGCAATTTGTAGTCCTTCTAGAGCAAGTTTAATGACGGGTGCAAGACCAGAAACGATTAAGGTAATCGAAAATTTCACGTATTTTAGAGATGCAAATCCTGATATTATTACCATTCCGCAGCATTTTAAAAATAACGGATACGAAACTACATATACAGGTAAAATTTATCATAAAACAGCCTTTGCAGATTTAGGAATGTCTTGGAGTAGAGAACCTGCTTATGATAAAATGACAATTAAAAAAAGCAATACTCCGGGTGGTTTTGCAAATCCAGAAAGTCAGGCCATGTTTAAAAAAAACCAGGCAGATATGATTGCTAAGTATGGTAAAGATGCGCCAAGAAATGGTTTAGGAAAAGGACCCGCTTATGAAAATGCAGATGTGCCAGATACTTTTTATGAAGATGGTTACAACGCAGAATTGGCAATTGTAACGATGAAAGATATGTTAGAGAAAAATCCTGACAAGCCTTTTTTCTTAGGAATGGGAATGAAAAAACCACATTTAGATTGGTTAGCACCTAAAAAATATTGGGATTTATATAACCCTGAAGATATTAAATTAACGGATCAAACAAATGCGCCAGAAGGTGGTGCAGCAATGGGATTACACCCTTCTTTTGAGTTGCGTGCTAGATATGGAATCCCTAAAAAAGGGCCTATTAGTGATGAACAAGCAAGAGTTCTAAAGCATGCATATTTAGCTTGTGTAAGTTATGTAGATGCTCAAATTGGTAAAATGATTAACGCTTTAGATGAGGCTGGTTTAAGAGAAAATACCATTATTATTGTTTGGTCAGATCACGGATGGCATTTAGGTGAAATGGGTATTTGGGGTAAAGCAACCAATTATGAAATTGGTACAAGAGTGCCTTTAATTATTTGGACTCCAGATATGAAAAAAGAAGTTAGAGGTTCTAGTACTGATGCCTTGGTAGAGTTGGTAGATATGTATCCTACGTTATCTGAATTGGCAGGTTTAGAATTGCCAAAACATTTAGAAGGACAAAGTTTTGTGCCTTTATTATCAGATCCAAAACAAGAATGGAAAACGGCTGTTTTTAGTCAATTTCCAAATCCAGCTTTAAGAGAATGGGCTGCAAATCCGTTGTCTAAAGGAATGCGTGAAACCTATTTTGGTCCTTTAATTGAAGAGCAAGAAGCTAAAATTAAAAAGCAAGTAGGTTCTAAATGGGACAGAGAAATGTTTGAAAATAACTTAATGGGTTATGGAATGAGAACAGCAAATTATAGATTGATTGTTTGGAAAGATTATACCAAACCAGAAAGTGAGCCTTTGTTTGTAGAATTATATGACCATGTTAAAGACCCTACAGAAACAAAAAATGTTGCTGATGAAAATCCAGAATTGGTAAAGCAATTATTAGTACAGTTTAACAAAGGTTGGAAAGGTAATTTAGCAAAAAATTAA
- a CDS encoding CRTAC1 family protein, which produces MIINKKVFLFAILGLSVFAIGCVTQSKSTVITTVSSTSKENNGLTFSEKSGIIPLEDRNRRKFDNAVIADLDQDGFLDLLLTEHSRRVEIYWNNKGVFELGDPFIFGDTHGIAISDYDFDGRVDIIVQPGGGDGKNPRKPRYYHVNKDRSIEEGGEFKHFEKGRGRAAKFVDIKKDGKLDLVTSAFPTLKALKKGNILYRNDAKSTFKFNSYISNADRMGMRTTLLDYNNDGITDILFHGGRELVLVKGLVDGFVEVTKEVLGSLANTNLVNSVSQIDYDNDGDFDLFLTRSKHPFDAESDYDAVNKHFYFFARRTKFDYNNIKVAGDLKIENLQMAFPNFDVYLGANKKLWKRTEDNHGHQDLTVTRKEATGYPTDTKKKALYIGYLGDGMWRIGGHTNSPTSAVLHNVLTSPEIIKLKDLPAKLLENKDGKFTEVTKILGINIKEQTSSTAIADFNNDGWSDIFVLRYGESSKETKQILYLNQEGKSFKRDENHGIITKELGSTGMGADAFDYDNDGDLDLIVSNERGKWHLFTNDYASNSNKFVTVKVGYSPSGKATATSAVLTIKSCGKVYKRVVGETSSSFSHPFNTYLHVGLGTCNKIDAAEVVWSNGEKATVSIKDLNTIYEVGSKSPAK; this is translated from the coding sequence ATGATCATAAACAAAAAGGTTTTTCTATTTGCAATACTTGGGTTAAGTGTTTTTGCTATTGGATGTGTTACACAGTCAAAATCAACTGTAATTACTACAGTGTCTTCAACTTCAAAAGAAAATAATGGACTTACCTTTTCTGAAAAGAGTGGGATTATTCCTTTAGAAGATAGAAATAGAAGAAAGTTTGACAATGCAGTAATTGCAGACTTAGACCAAGATGGATTTTTAGATTTATTATTGACAGAACATTCTAGAAGAGTAGAAATATATTGGAATAATAAAGGTGTTTTTGAATTAGGAGATCCTTTTATTTTTGGAGATACGCATGGAATAGCTATTAGTGATTATGATTTTGACGGACGCGTAGATATTATTGTGCAACCTGGTGGAGGAGATGGCAAAAATCCTAGAAAACCTAGATATTATCATGTCAATAAAGATAGAAGTATAGAAGAAGGTGGCGAGTTTAAGCACTTTGAAAAAGGTAGAGGAAGGGCTGCAAAATTTGTCGACATCAAAAAAGATGGAAAATTAGACTTAGTAACATCAGCTTTTCCTACGTTGAAGGCTTTAAAAAAAGGAAATATTTTATATAGAAATGATGCTAAATCAACCTTTAAATTTAACAGTTACATATCTAACGCAGACAGAATGGGGATGCGTACTACTTTATTAGATTATAATAATGATGGTATTACAGACATACTTTTTCACGGAGGGCGAGAATTGGTGTTGGTTAAAGGTTTAGTTGATGGTTTTGTAGAAGTAACCAAAGAAGTTTTGGGAAGTTTAGCTAATACAAATTTGGTAAACAGTGTTTCGCAAATAGATTATGATAATGATGGAGATTTCGATTTATTTCTAACTCGTTCTAAACATCCTTTTGATGCAGAAAGTGATTATGATGCTGTAAACAAACATTTTTATTTTTTTGCTAGAAGAACAAAATTTGATTACAATAATATTAAAGTAGCAGGCGATTTAAAAATAGAGAATCTACAAATGGCATTTCCTAATTTTGATGTTTATTTAGGTGCAAATAAGAAACTTTGGAAACGTACAGAGGATAATCATGGGCATCAAGATTTAACGGTTACTAGAAAAGAGGCTACAGGATACCCAACAGATACCAAAAAGAAAGCCTTGTATATTGGCTATTTAGGTGATGGAATGTGGAGAATTGGCGGACATACAAATTCACCAACTTCTGCTGTTTTACACAATGTTTTGACTTCACCAGAAATTATTAAGCTAAAAGATTTACCTGCAAAATTGTTAGAAAATAAGGATGGTAAATTTACAGAAGTAACCAAAATTTTAGGAATTAATATTAAGGAACAAACAAGCAGTACTGCAATTGCTGATTTTAATAATGATGGTTGGTCAGATATTTTTGTGTTGCGTTATGGAGAATCATCAAAAGAAACAAAACAGATTTTATATTTAAATCAAGAAGGAAAATCTTTTAAACGCGATGAAAATCACGGAATTATTACCAAAGAATTAGGATCTACTGGTATGGGAGCAGATGCTTTTGATTATGATAATGATGGCGATTTAGATCTTATAGTTTCTAATGAAAGAGGAAAATGGCATTTATTTACAAATGACTATGCATCAAATTCAAATAAATTTGTAACGGTTAAAGTTGGGTATTCTCCTTCTGGTAAAGCAACAGCAACAAGTGCTGTTTTAACGATTAAATCTTGTGGAAAGGTCTACAAAAGAGTTGTTGGTGAAACGTCTTCTTCGTTTTCGCATCCTTTTAATACCTATTTACATGTAGGTTTAGGAACTTGTAATAAAATTGATGCTGCAGAAGTTGTATGGAGCAATGGTGAGAAAGCAACTGTTTCTATAAAAGACTTAAATACAATTTATGAAGTAGGTAGTAAAAGTCCTGCAAAATAA
- a CDS encoding TonB-dependent receptor — protein sequence MKILNLLLRKAKAGSFLLLLFALLCQFSTNAQSIKVSGTVTSSEDQGPIPGVSVIVKGTQNGVSTDFDGLFSIKANVGDILEFSYIGMIQKKLKVKNATMNVVLDPSVESLEEIVVIGYGTVKKKEITGAVVQVKAEDLESIVSSDLGAALQGQVSGVNIVSSSEPGGTSEILIRGVTSLSGDNTPLYVVDGVIQDGDPRIPPSDIETINVLKDAASTAIYGVRGATGVILITTKQGKPGSLQVRVNASYAIQHRRAAVPLMNSVEQTYFDVVQNRNVNGGFDDQVSLQILQQPKTFLNETNLSDLIFTNDVPTQDYNINVSGGTEDITYNVSTGFFSQEGLQINSAYNRFNIRASTVYEKNKLRIQSSVSMNKDTRDIPQGNLLSQSIVYRPTQNGLNLDNLDELSQGGDDVNRLGWVIESLRTTNVYKTTRAAATLNLKYQATEHLSLSSNLGLTSINSIGKIYRPYQEIYNNQTPPVLQSQPEDSFVSNRTRFTTNTIADFGATYSRVFNEKHDVTLTAFINGEKNESEAFTATRNGATNDDVQVLNGATGTQFVSSGNDYEQTRIGLIGRLQYSYKGKYILSSSLRRDGSSKFPVDNRWGTFPSIALAWNVSDEPFWDKYKNAVNNFRLRLSQGTVGVDRIGDYLYSAGISQDINYATSTGSVSLGATQENFVNRVLKWEETTQQNIGFDFGFLRNRLTLSAEYYHSDKSNMLFPVFIPNSAGGGNNATVVLNVGDMVNSGLELALGFRGNIGNVRYRMNGTFSTNQNEVTKISGDTKFQLTTDSGLVGRAPQQSRVTALAVGREAAAFFLWRTDGILDTEVKLAEYQNNIDRNARMGDTKFIDQNNDGVLDESDRVYSGSGLPEYELGYTFNANYKNWDFSMNWYAALGQEIMNGFDAWAYGFGRHKDQIYQWSPQNQNSTVPTYRNDVTRHNNYLGYSDLWLENGSYLRLRQVSMGYSFPKNTLDKMGLSRLRFYVRAQNPLTITKYSGYNPEVGGGIQARGLDKNTGPISSQYMLGVNINF from the coding sequence ATGAAAATTTTAAATTTATTATTGAGGAAAGCCAAGGCGGGCAGTTTCTTGCTTTTACTCTTCGCGTTGTTGTGTCAGTTTAGCACTAATGCGCAATCAATTAAGGTATCTGGAACAGTTACTAGTTCAGAAGATCAGGGTCCAATTCCTGGTGTAAGTGTAATTGTTAAGGGAACTCAAAATGGGGTTTCAACAGATTTTGATGGACTTTTCTCTATCAAAGCAAATGTTGGAGATATTTTAGAGTTTAGCTATATTGGTATGATACAGAAAAAACTAAAGGTTAAAAATGCAACAATGAATGTTGTTTTAGATCCTTCTGTAGAAAGCTTAGAAGAAATAGTAGTAATTGGTTATGGTACAGTAAAAAAGAAAGAAATTACAGGTGCAGTTGTTCAAGTAAAAGCAGAAGATCTAGAGAGTATTGTTAGTTCAGATTTAGGAGCTGCTTTACAAGGGCAAGTATCTGGTGTAAACATTGTTTCTTCATCAGAACCAGGAGGAACATCAGAAATATTAATTAGAGGTGTTACTTCATTATCTGGAGACAATACACCTTTATATGTTGTTGATGGAGTGATACAAGATGGAGACCCAAGAATTCCGCCGTCAGATATTGAAACTATTAACGTTTTAAAAGATGCTGCTTCAACCGCAATTTATGGAGTTCGTGGAGCTACAGGTGTAATTTTAATTACTACTAAACAGGGTAAACCAGGTTCTTTACAAGTTAGAGTTAATGCAAGTTATGCTATACAACATAGAAGAGCAGCAGTGCCTTTAATGAATTCTGTAGAGCAAACTTATTTTGATGTTGTTCAAAATAGAAATGTAAATGGTGGTTTTGATGATCAAGTAAGTTTACAGATTTTACAACAACCAAAAACTTTTTTAAATGAAACCAACTTAAGTGATTTAATTTTCACTAATGATGTACCAACACAAGACTATAATATAAATGTTTCTGGAGGTACAGAAGATATTACGTATAATGTTTCTACAGGATTTTTTAGTCAAGAAGGATTACAAATTAATTCAGCATATAACCGTTTTAATATTAGAGCAAGTACAGTTTACGAAAAAAATAAACTAAGAATTCAGTCTAGTGTTTCTATGAATAAAGATACTAGAGATATTCCTCAGGGAAATCTTTTATCACAATCTATTGTGTATAGACCAACTCAAAACGGACTTAATTTAGATAATTTAGATGAATTGTCTCAAGGTGGAGATGATGTAAATAGATTAGGTTGGGTTATTGAGAGTTTAAGAACAACCAATGTATATAAAACTACAAGAGCTGCAGCAACACTTAATTTAAAATATCAAGCTACAGAACATTTAAGCCTTTCTAGTAATTTAGGTTTAACATCTATAAATAGTATTGGTAAAATTTACAGACCTTATCAAGAGATTTATAATAATCAAACACCACCGGTTTTACAAAGTCAACCAGAAGATAGTTTTGTTTCTAACAGAACTCGTTTTACAACAAATACGATAGCAGATTTTGGAGCTACTTATAGCAGAGTATTTAATGAAAAACATGATGTAACACTTACAGCTTTTATAAATGGAGAAAAAAATGAAAGTGAAGCTTTTACAGCAACAAGAAATGGAGCCACTAATGATGATGTTCAGGTTTTAAATGGAGCAACTGGTACTCAGTTTGTTTCTTCTGGAAATGATTATGAGCAAACAAGAATAGGTTTAATAGGAAGACTTCAGTATAGTTATAAAGGAAAATATATTTTAAGTTCTAGTTTACGTAGAGATGGTTCTTCTAAGTTTCCGGTAGATAATAGATGGGGTACATTTCCATCAATCGCATTAGCTTGGAATGTTTCTGATGAACCTTTCTGGGATAAATACAAAAATGCAGTTAATAACTTTAGACTTAGATTAAGTCAGGGTACTGTTGGTGTAGATAGAATTGGAGATTATTTATATTCTGCAGGTATTTCTCAAGATATAAATTACGCAACTTCTACAGGTTCTGTAAGTTTAGGAGCTACTCAAGAAAACTTTGTAAACAGAGTTTTAAAATGGGAAGAAACAACACAACAAAACATTGGTTTCGATTTTGGGTTCTTAAGAAACAGATTAACGCTTTCAGCGGAATATTATCACTCAGATAAATCAAACATGTTATTTCCAGTTTTTATTCCTAATTCAGCAGGTGGTGGTAACAATGCAACTGTAGTTTTAAATGTTGGAGATATGGTTAATTCTGGATTAGAATTAGCGTTAGGTTTTAGAGGGAATATTGGTAATGTTAGATATAGAATGAATGGTACATTCTCTACAAATCAGAATGAAGTTACAAAAATTAGTGGAGATACTAAATTCCAATTAACTACAGATAGTGGTTTAGTAGGTAGAGCACCACAACAATCTAGAGTTACTGCATTGGCAGTTGGTCGTGAGGCAGCAGCTTTTTTCTTATGGAGAACAGACGGAATTTTAGATACAGAAGTAAAACTTGCAGAATACCAAAACAATATTGATAGAAATGCAAGAATGGGAGATACGAAGTTTATAGATCAAAATAATGATGGTGTTTTAGATGAATCAGACAGGGTTTATAGTGGTAGTGGATTACCAGAATATGAATTAGGATATACTTTTAACGCAAACTATAAAAATTGGGATTTTTCAATGAACTGGTATGCTGCATTAGGGCAAGAGATAATGAATGGTTTTGATGCTTGGGCATATGGTTTTGGTAGACATAAAGATCAAATTTATCAATGGTCTCCACAAAATCAAAACTCTACAGTACCAACTTATAGAAACGATGTTACAAGACATAACAACTATTTAGGGTATAGTGATCTTTGGTTAGAAAATGGTTCTTATTTAAGATTAAGACAAGTTTCTATGGGATATAGTTTTCCTAAAAATACCTTAGACAAAATGGGACTTAGCAGATTGCGTTTTTATGTAAGAGCTCAAAACCCATTAACTATTACTAAATACTCTGGTTACAATCCAGAAGTAGGTGGGGGAATACAAGCAAGAGGTTTAGATAAAAATACTGGACCAATATCCTCACAATATATGTTAGGAGTAAACATTAATTTTTAA
- a CDS encoding RagB/SusD family nutrient uptake outer membrane protein: protein MKQLIFKYFIFIFTLGVLSSCDADEFLEQKNPNLISTDNYWRNLAETQTGLNAVYQTLHKPAILNKFEEMLRSDMGYPGYGRPNPDNTEDFYLHLYNGSSLAILNKWQDSYLGIFRANQVIEALNNIKETATDEANWTSQMAQARFFRGLFHFYLYTSFNDGSIIIRDAVPATNEDFSKALSPASDVISFVREDLEYAYANLYKNGEYPDNDLAKVTSGAAATILGTSYLYELDYSKAMVYFDDVINNHGYSLETDLTKLFTTAGEFNRESILEINFSEQNTRLDLPPWDGDSGTNWINVRTAQTRSATGPAWIVNAYKTEPMDPLDSRNYYTDPNTSEVSLRSVPLRNSSMMAVVDDNETTYYLTGTTSEYGRFGGANWGFGWWKKYTNDDIVSTESQLPGGQAYSTKNVTLNRLADVLLMQAECKIKTGDVEGAIKLINQIRKRWGLVLLGRPNGDTTRTYDKEDTDAEYTADELMQRLMRVEKPLEMGVEGHNIRFLDFQRWKKSDNYGFKDRLKELSEEVYYGVDFSYTKRSNNQTVDRGNFPQLVNQLPSGTFTTVDYEYDTPYLNYDESKNGTYPIPFAEVNSNPNIN, encoded by the coding sequence ATGAAACAATTAATTTTTAAATATTTTATATTCATTTTTACTTTAGGAGTGTTAAGCTCTTGTGATGCAGATGAATTTTTAGAACAAAAGAACCCAAACTTAATATCTACAGATAATTATTGGAGAAATTTAGCGGAAACTCAAACAGGTTTAAATGCTGTTTATCAAACGTTACATAAGCCAGCAATTTTAAATAAGTTTGAAGAAATGTTACGTTCAGATATGGGGTATCCTGGTTATGGACGCCCAAATCCAGACAATACAGAAGATTTCTATTTACATTTATATAATGGAAGTAGTTTGGCAATTTTAAACAAATGGCAAGATTCTTATTTAGGTATTTTTAGAGCAAACCAAGTAATAGAAGCTTTAAATAATATAAAAGAAACAGCAACAGATGAAGCAAATTGGACTTCGCAAATGGCACAAGCACGATTCTTTAGAGGTTTATTTCACTTTTATTTATATACCTCTTTTAATGATGGAAGTATTATAATTAGAGATGCGGTACCTGCTACCAATGAAGATTTTTCAAAAGCATTATCTCCTGCGTCGGATGTAATTAGTTTTGTTAGAGAAGATTTAGAATATGCGTATGCTAACTTGTATAAAAATGGAGAATACCCAGACAATGATTTGGCTAAAGTTACTTCTGGTGCAGCTGCAACAATTTTAGGGACTAGCTATTTATACGAATTAGACTATAGTAAAGCAATGGTTTATTTTGATGATGTAATTAATAATCATGGTTATTCTTTAGAAACAGATTTAACGAAGTTGTTTACAACTGCTGGTGAATTTAATAGAGAATCTATTTTAGAAATTAATTTTTCTGAACAAAACACAAGATTAGATTTACCACCTTGGGATGGAGATTCAGGTACAAACTGGATAAACGTTCGTACAGCACAAACACGTTCTGCAACTGGACCAGCATGGATTGTAAATGCATACAAAACAGAACCTATGGATCCTTTAGATTCTAGAAATTACTATACAGATCCTAATACATCTGAAGTTAGTTTAAGAAGCGTACCATTAAGAAACTCTTCTATGATGGCTGTTGTAGATGACAATGAAACAACGTATTACTTAACAGGAACTACCAGTGAATACGGTAGATTTGGAGGAGCCAATTGGGGCTTCGGTTGGTGGAAAAAGTACACCAATGATGATATTGTTTCTACAGAAAGTCAACTTCCTGGTGGACAAGCATATTCTACTAAAAATGTAACTCTTAATAGATTGGCAGATGTTTTATTAATGCAAGCAGAATGTAAAATAAAAACAGGTGATGTAGAAGGAGCAATCAAATTAATAAACCAGATTAGAAAAAGATGGGGATTGGTGCTTTTAGGAAGACCAAATGGAGATACTACTCGTACGTATGACAAAGAAGATACTGATGCAGAATATACAGCAGATGAATTGATGCAACGTTTAATGAGAGTTGAAAAACCTTTAGAAATGGGAGTAGAAGGTCATAATATAAGATTTTTAGATTTCCAAAGATGGAAAAAATCTGATAACTATGGTTTTAAAGACCGATTAAAAGAATTGTCTGAAGAAGTATATTACGGAGTAGACTTTTCATATACAAAAAGAAGTAACAACCAAACGGTTGATAGAGGGAATTTTCCTCAATTAGTAAACCAATTACCTTCAGGAACTTTTACTACCGTAGATTATGAATATGATACACCATATTTAAATTATGATGAATCTAAAAATGGTACGTATCCTATTCCTTTTGCAGAGGTAAATTCTAACCCAAACATAAATTAA